Proteins encoded together in one Nitrospiraceae bacterium window:
- a CDS encoding diguanylate cyclase, protein MFGADKLDYLQNLFLSARWKGRFKTLTDTTGFNLSIMSEQGTSIFSTEGHPSICRALLANDGFRTKCNSYCNSNVSEAISKNSSIIYKCYAGVMSFVLPLEYMQERAVILGQGSFSDYEDFKEFTKQLSSFVNEMPIVGPIKFTSSEHATNVCKLVDSSINHLLKSSQETIILKKKIDVLKEVLGMWDTGLKDKSETIFKHIVTNLFSLLDLEHATIFLLDYERGEFISQHTIKKDKKTEIFHIKSNDIIVQEFKRGKTHISSTEASIAARIHFLKGIKTYYFFPITIGHRLEAILGIFDLHLKESDINIITGFCRQAALRIENHKLRGELNSKLAKFTSISTAKKDIELVLSYEKLLEILLDKSAELLKAEQGSLMLVERETENLLLISNKGFKNGIPVQHSIPKGKGIAGRVAQYGEPFLVRDLENDPRIMQKNRDNYKTKSFISVPIKVGNRIIGVLNLSDKTTGEVFNEEDLELIQSFTSHAAIVIERNVFYKQTEELKTLAITDSLTGLLNRRYLDERLEEELSRANRYKRPLSILLLDIDGFKDYNDKLGHYIGDMVLKGISDILCNNVRTMDIVARYGGDEFVVILPETDSALALTIGERIRSDVAETKIEPENLSLTVSIGIASFSENNNTADQLLKNADKALYRSKGKGGNRVELSS, encoded by the coding sequence ATGTTTGGAGCCGATAAGCTAGATTATCTCCAAAATTTATTTCTTTCAGCGCGCTGGAAGGGGCGCTTCAAAACACTTACCGATACTACTGGTTTTAATCTCAGCATCATGTCAGAACAAGGCACATCTATTTTTTCCACAGAAGGTCATCCCTCAATATGCAGGGCATTGCTTGCAAATGATGGTTTTAGAACAAAATGTAATTCTTACTGCAACAGCAATGTATCTGAGGCAATCAGCAAAAACAGCAGTATAATTTATAAGTGTTATGCAGGAGTGATGAGTTTTGTTCTTCCTCTGGAATATATGCAGGAGCGGGCAGTAATTCTCGGTCAGGGATCATTTTCTGATTACGAAGATTTTAAGGAATTTACAAAGCAACTCTCATCTTTTGTCAATGAAATGCCGATAGTTGGTCCTATAAAATTCACCAGCTCCGAGCATGCTACAAATGTATGCAAACTGGTGGACAGCTCTATAAACCATCTTCTTAAGAGCAGCCAGGAAACTATTATTTTGAAAAAAAAGATAGATGTTCTAAAAGAAGTCCTTGGGATGTGGGACACGGGCTTAAAAGATAAATCAGAAACAATTTTTAAACACATAGTAACCAATCTTTTTTCTCTGCTTGACTTAGAGCATGCTACTATTTTCCTCCTCGATTATGAAAGGGGAGAATTTATTAGCCAGCATACTATTAAAAAAGATAAAAAAACAGAGATTTTCCATATAAAAAGCAATGATATTATAGTTCAAGAATTCAAAAGAGGTAAGACACATATTTCCTCAACAGAAGCTTCAATCGCTGCAAGAATACATTTCCTTAAAGGAATAAAAACATACTATTTTTTTCCGATAACTATAGGTCACAGGCTCGAAGCAATTCTTGGAATTTTTGATTTGCATTTGAAAGAGAGCGACATTAACATTATAACCGGCTTTTGCAGACAGGCCGCGCTGCGGATAGAAAATCACAAATTGCGAGGCGAGCTTAACAGCAAGCTTGCGAAATTCACCAGTATTTCAACTGCAAAAAAAGATATAGAATTAGTTCTTAGTTATGAAAAACTTCTGGAAATCCTGCTGGATAAATCAGCAGAACTTCTTAAGGCAGAGCAGGGATCATTAATGCTGGTAGAGCGTGAGACCGAAAATCTTTTGTTAATATCAAATAAAGGTTTTAAAAATGGAATTCCAGTGCAGCACAGTATTCCAAAGGGAAAGGGGATAGCAGGAAGAGTTGCTCAGTACGGGGAGCCTTTTCTTGTAAGAGATCTTGAGAATGACCCGCGCATAATGCAAAAAAACAGAGACAATTACAAAACAAAATCATTCATAAGCGTGCCTATTAAAGTAGGCAATCGCATAATCGGCGTGCTTAATCTTTCTGACAAGACAACAGGTGAAGTGTTTAATGAAGAAGATCTTGAATTAATACAGTCTTTCACATCTCATGCTGCTATTGTTATTGAACGGAATGTTTTCTACAAGCAGACAGAGGAGCTCAAGACACTTGCGATAACAGATTCTCTGACAGGACTGTTAAATCGCAGATATCTGGATGAAAGACTTGAAGAAGAACTATCACGCGCCAATAGATACAAACGGCCGTTAAGCATATTGCTATTGGATATTGACGGCTTTAAAGATTATAATGATAAACTTGGACATTATATTGGCGATATGGTACTTAAGGGTATTTCGGATATACTCTGCAACAATGTAAGAACGATGGATATCGTAGCCAGATATGGGGGCGATGAATTTGTTGTAATACTACCTGAGACAGACAGTGCGCTGGCGCTAACAATAGGAGAGAGAATAAGAAGTGATGTTGCAGAAACAAAAATAGAGCCGGAAAATTTATCGCTGACAGTAAGTATTGGGATCGCATCTTTCTCAGAAAATAATAATACTGCAGACCAGCTTCTTAAAAATGCAGATAAAGCTCTTTATCGTTCTAAAGGGAAAGGAGGGAATAGAGTAGAGTTGAGCTCATAA
- a CDS encoding ATP-binding protein, with protein MPLRILQEKDFFGRENELSALYRKALDTEKGKAQSICLSGYSGTGKTEILKQLFNYLFWKQDRIAPFYYAVNNALLAVSDFSRDYLMRFICQRIAFEDKESELINIEGLSFEGLTSVLERKKATWAVEIIDRYSQCKEPVDLLRVALGAPLYAALATGVSAVVMLDEFQRFRNLHIDAHAEPMLVSLFEPQMSFGKTLYVVTGRQAEIQEMPVISSQSRINVRPLMLRDTQAMFASILSEYELRSDSLPGNLLNHLGGNPFYIKCVAREAGFSKKSGSKDLWKAYITEITKGSICRYWEAVLKNYFPELDDRKRALEIINKIYHTGEQLNSLRLAKAFSLDNREIDTIMRQLYLSGFVNGEFGVLKVPDDRVLIDFVDCIYKREITGKTYNDIETQLLLKAIDGEAKKLSYEITIPMQKEAELVAAQCLEQIGKNLLLDQELIGQLQLAVIEACINAIEHSKGQEKKIFITFDMYERYLEMGIESSGRDFISQETGEPFSGKPPTGKTERGWGIKLMKNFADSVRFEKTDRGTKVVLVKNLPSGIKININQEADKSGE; from the coding sequence ATGCCATTGAGGATACTTCAGGAAAAAGATTTTTTTGGCAGAGAAAACGAGCTGTCAGCCTTATACCGTAAAGCGCTTGATACTGAAAAAGGCAAGGCTCAGAGTATATGCCTTTCCGGATACAGCGGAACAGGCAAGACAGAGATACTAAAACAGCTTTTTAATTATTTGTTTTGGAAACAGGACAGAATAGCTCCATTTTATTATGCGGTAAATAATGCACTCTTAGCAGTTTCAGATTTTTCACGCGATTATCTGATGCGTTTCATATGCCAGCGAATTGCCTTTGAAGACAAGGAATCAGAATTAATAAATATTGAAGGACTTTCGTTTGAAGGTCTTACGTCGGTTTTAGAAAGAAAAAAAGCAACTTGGGCAGTCGAGATTATTGACAGGTACAGCCAGTGTAAGGAGCCTGTTGATCTTCTCAGGGTAGCATTAGGAGCTCCTCTATATGCAGCTCTTGCAACAGGTGTTTCTGCTGTTGTTATGCTCGATGAATTTCAGAGATTCAGAAACCTTCACATCGATGCTCATGCCGAACCAATGCTGGTGTCGCTATTTGAGCCTCAAATGTCTTTTGGAAAAACACTATACGTTGTTACAGGAAGACAGGCTGAGATACAAGAAATGCCTGTAATAAGCAGTCAATCCAGGATCAATGTGCGTCCGCTTATGTTAAGAGATACACAGGCAATGTTTGCCTCGATTCTTTCAGAATATGAGCTAAGATCTGATTCCTTGCCGGGCAATCTTTTGAATCATCTTGGCGGAAATCCTTTTTACATAAAATGTGTTGCCAGAGAAGCAGGATTCAGCAAAAAATCCGGGAGCAAGGATTTATGGAAGGCGTACATAACTGAAATAACAAAAGGCAGTATCTGTCGTTATTGGGAAGCTGTTTTGAAAAACTATTTTCCAGAACTAGATGACAGGAAAAGAGCGCTCGAAATAATAAACAAAATTTATCATACAGGAGAACAGCTTAATTCTCTGCGTTTGGCAAAGGCCTTTTCTCTTGATAATAGGGAAATAGACACAATAATGAGACAGCTGTATCTCTCAGGATTTGTAAACGGGGAATTTGGCGTTCTCAAAGTACCAGATGACAGAGTTCTCATAGATTTCGTCGACTGCATCTACAAAAGAGAGATAACAGGGAAAACCTATAATGACATCGAAACACAATTATTATTAAAAGCAATTGACGGAGAAGCAAAAAAATTATCCTATGAGATAACGATTCCCATGCAAAAAGAGGCAGAACTCGTTGCTGCCCAGTGCCTTGAGCAGATAGGAAAGAACCTGCTTTTGGATCAGGAACTCATAGGGCAGCTACAATTAGCCGTAATAGAGGCGTGCATCAATGCAATCGAACACAGTAAAGGACAAGAGAAAAAGATATTTATTACTTTTGACATGTATGAACGTTATCTCGAGATGGGGATAGAAAGCTCTGGAAGAGATTTTATATCCCAAGAAACTGGAGAGCCATTCAGCGGCAAGCCGCCGACTGGAAAAACAGAAAGGGGGTGGGGAATAAAATTAATGAAGAATTTTGCAGATTCAGTGCGGTTTGAGAAAACTGACAGAGGCACCAAAGTTGTGCTCGTAAAAAATCTTCCAAGCGGGATAAAAATCAATATCAATCAGGAGGCGGATAAATCAGGTGAATAA
- a CDS encoding STAS domain-containing protein produces the protein MNNFSVVVKNLKNAVIILPKGYVNDLGAERLEDTCDRYLEKGINRIIINFSEMQFINSIGASIFTGIIKKTLDNNIKICFTNMKKIHNDVFHMLGITKHVKVFKDEHEAINFLNGD, from the coding sequence GTGAATAATTTTTCAGTAGTTGTAAAAAACCTCAAAAACGCAGTGATTATTCTGCCAAAAGGCTATGTGAATGATCTTGGAGCCGAACGACTAGAAGACACATGTGATAGATATCTGGAGAAAGGAATTAACAGGATTATTATAAATTTTTCAGAAATGCAATTTATTAACAGTATTGGCGCATCAATATTTACAGGAATAATAAAAAAAACTTTGGATAACAATATAAAGATTTGTTTTACCAATATGAAAAAAATACATAATGATGTTTTTCATATGCTTGGAATAACAAAACATGTAAAAGTGTTCAAGGATGAACATGAAGCAATTAATTTTTTGAACGGAGACTAA
- a CDS encoding HD domain-containing protein, whose translation MLEKLGLQRLFFNISSLVDLSQEVTSSKGFDDKMKSSLYVVTGMFSVPEAALLVYNANKSDLELHSSKGLKEAKNVFLKIKLGQIKKFAKNEAVNLNGYSGNGFYKENENNFKKLKTKIFIPLFAKGEFVGALSLGKRLSRTTFLKSEKTALKVVVNQMAIALYNLSLFKKLTVKVQENEKMYENMRLIYHDTIQAFAAAIDAKDPYTRNHSYRVATYSVAVAKELRWKERDVEGIYIAGLLHDIGKIVIDKKVINKDHNLTEFEIEEIKKHPGFSFDILSKIKLPWEDVIYFVKHHHERIDGNGYPDHLNGAGLNDGMKILALADAFDAMTTDRPYRKKLTLLETLEEVKNCLGTQFDRKISKVFFKVLQKELNGHAKEAQIIPHLDKNFDPKVITALLESLIEQLRMPLPEKL comes from the coding sequence GTGCTCGAAAAACTAGGACTACAAAGGCTTTTTTTCAACATATCATCTTTAGTTGATCTTAGTCAGGAGGTTACGTCATCCAAGGGGTTTGATGACAAAATGAAAAGCTCTCTCTATGTAGTGACAGGCATGTTTTCAGTGCCTGAGGCAGCGCTTCTGGTTTATAATGCGAATAAAAGCGATCTGGAACTGCATTCATCAAAAGGATTAAAAGAGGCAAAAAACGTTTTTTTAAAAATAAAACTAGGGCAGATAAAGAAATTTGCGAAGAATGAGGCAGTAAATTTAAACGGTTATTCTGGAAACGGATTTTATAAAGAGAATGAAAATAACTTTAAAAAACTTAAAACAAAAATATTCATACCTCTTTTCGCAAAAGGCGAATTTGTCGGAGCACTAAGCCTTGGCAAGAGACTTTCAAGAACAACATTTCTTAAGAGTGAAAAAACTGCTCTTAAGGTTGTTGTGAACCAGATGGCAATAGCGCTGTATAATTTATCTCTTTTCAAGAAACTCACCGTCAAAGTGCAGGAAAACGAAAAAATGTATGAAAACATGCGCCTGATATACCATGACACAATACAGGCATTTGCAGCTGCAATTGATGCAAAAGATCCATATACGAGAAATCACTCATACAGAGTCGCAACATATTCAGTTGCAGTGGCAAAAGAACTTAGATGGAAAGAAAGAGATGTGGAAGGGATATATATTGCTGGACTTCTTCATGACATTGGCAAAATAGTAATTGATAAGAAAGTAATAAACAAGGATCACAATCTTACTGAATTCGAAATAGAGGAGATTAAAAAACACCCTGGGTTTTCTTTTGATATTCTCTCAAAGATCAAACTGCCGTGGGAGGATGTGATATATTTTGTTAAACATCATCATGAAAGGATTGACGGCAACGGATATCCTGATCACCTGAATGGCGCAGGGCTGAATGATGGGATGAAAATATTGGCGCTTGCTGATGCGTTTGATGCAATGACAACTGACAGACCATATAGAAAAAAACTAACGCTTTTGGAGACACTGGAAGAAGTAAAAAATTGTCTTGGAACACAGTTCGATAGAAAAATATCAAAGGTTTTTTTCAAGGTGCTCCAAAAAGAATTAAACGGACACGCAAAAGAGGCTCAAATTATTCCGCATCTTGATAAGAACTTTGATCCAAAGGTCATTACAGCGCTTCTTGAAAGCCTTATTGAGCAGTTAAGAATGCCATTACCTGAAAAGTTATGA
- a CDS encoding acetyl-CoA carboxylase carboxyltransferase subunit alpha: protein MKYYLEFEKPIEELELKIEELRHLSAKKDINIASAVRKLEQKAEEMRTEIFSRLTPWQKTLIARHPDRPYTFDYINSFCEDFVELHGDKRFYDDPAIVGGIAKIKGMSVMIIGHQKGRGTTKERIYRNFGQPNPEGYRKALRLMQLAERFKKPVITLIDTPGAYPGIGAEERGQSEAIATNLMEMSKLKTPVVSFVIGEGGSGGAIALGVADRLYMLEHSVYSVISPEGCAAILWKKNGDLKTESYSKAADALKLTAQDLLKFNIIDSIIPEPLGGAHKDPAIVAKNISDIIINSIGELSAKSAEDLIEDRYKRIRRIGFFENS from the coding sequence ATGAAATACTATCTAGAATTTGAAAAACCAATAGAAGAGCTTGAACTGAAGATAGAAGAGCTCAGGCATCTATCTGCAAAAAAAGATATCAATATAGCCTCTGCTGTAAGAAAGCTTGAACAAAAAGCAGAGGAGATGCGCACAGAAATTTTTTCAAGGCTCACTCCATGGCAGAAAACCCTTATTGCAAGACATCCTGACCGCCCCTACACTTTTGACTATATAAATTCTTTCTGCGAAGACTTTGTAGAGCTTCATGGTGATAAAAGATTTTATGATGATCCAGCAATAGTCGGTGGAATTGCAAAAATAAAAGGGATGTCTGTAATGATTATCGGCCATCAAAAAGGAAGGGGCACAACAAAGGAAAGAATCTACAGAAATTTCGGACAGCCCAATCCTGAAGGATACAGAAAAGCCCTGCGCCTTATGCAGCTTGCCGAAAGATTCAAAAAACCTGTTATAACGCTGATTGATACTCCGGGCGCTTATCCCGGTATTGGCGCTGAAGAAAGAGGACAGTCTGAGGCAATTGCAACTAATTTAATGGAAATGTCAAAGCTGAAGACCCCTGTTGTTTCGTTCGTAATCGGCGAAGGAGGAAGCGGCGGAGCAATAGCGCTTGGAGTCGCTGACAGGCTTTATATGCTGGAACACTCTGTATATTCTGTTATATCCCCTGAGGGCTGTGCAGCGATATTGTGGAAAAAGAACGGAGATCTGAAAACAGAGTCGTATTCAAAAGCTGCTGATGCCTTAAAACTTACTGCTCAGGATCTGCTTAAATTTAATATCATTGACAGTATAATTCCCGAGCCTCTTGGCGGAGCGCATAAAGACCCTGCTATAGTCGCGAAAAATATATCAGATATAATCATTAATTCAATCGGAGAATTAAGCGCAAAATCCGCAGAAGATTTAATTGAAGACCGTTATAAACGCATTCGCAGAATTGGTTTTTTTGAAAATTCTTAG
- a CDS encoding DNA polymerase III subunit alpha codes for MHSHSDYVPLHLHTEYSLLDGALKINELIELASAYRMPALAITDHGNLFGAVEFYKKVSKAGIKPIIGCEVYVAPNSRLEKEKSADQESSFHLILLAKDNNGYKNLVTLVTKAYLEGFYYKPRIDKELLKQHSAGLIGLTSCLKGEVPYYIQKNMPERAKEIAIEYKNILGPENFYIEIQNNDLSEQENVNIKLVALAKELNIGVVATNDCHYLKKEDSRAHDILICIQTGKTVTEINRLKFSSEGFYFKSPDEMKKYFKDIPEAVTNTRLIAEKCNVDFKLGTTLLPEYTIETGKTPDAFLEELARKGLKKKIGIDIPDIYEERLNLELDVIKRMGYSSYFLIVWDFISHAREKGIPVGPGRGSAAGSLVSYALDITALDPLKYGLLFERFLNPERINMPDIDVDFCKDRRPEVISYVSERYGKEHVAQIITFGTMAAKAAIRDVGRALDMPYAEVDKIAKLVPNTINITIDDALKAEPQLKILYDNNPPIKDLIDVAKRLEGLCRHASTHAAGVVISPAPLTNYTPLYKNPTDESITTQFDMNAVENIGLLKFDFLGLKTLTVIDKTLKYIKESGKDLSLSTIPLEDKETYKLLSSGQTTGIFQLESSGMKDILVKMEPNRFEDLIALVALYRPGPIGSGMIDDFIKGKKGQIKVKYELPQLKEMLDETYGVILYQEQVMRIANKLANFSLGQADILRKAMGKKKPEEMEKLKEAFIKGAVSNNISEKKATRLFDLMALFAEYGFNKSHSAAYAYVAYQTAYLKTHFPVEFMAATLSADMDNIDKIVHMINECRNMSIEILPPDINESGREFKVIGHSIRFGLEAVKGVGSAAIESILESKEKFGSFTSIEDFCKKIDARKVNKKVMENLIKAGAFDSIGTTRAKTMSVVQDVLNNGNSKGFGQQTIFGSSEEEGTFKEWDELELLSNEKDALGFYITGHPLTKYRKSLSSLNIKKVSELIDLSDRQEVQIAGVITSIKKFQKRGTKDTMAYLTIEDEMGHIEGIVFSDLYKNNIGLLKKDLPLIFKGSIDKTEKGIKLILKEVSEIEKLYARNGLKCEISIKYPVAERLNLEQIKGLLSQNRGTCPLYLKLDSNNSQILVATEFQIDPSKVFISKLEGILGKGAVKIVNGF; via the coding sequence ATGCATTCACATTCAGATTATGTTCCCCTGCATCTTCATACTGAATACAGCCTTTTAGACGGGGCGCTGAAGATAAATGAGTTGATCGAACTGGCATCGGCTTACAGGATGCCTGCGCTTGCTATTACTGACCACGGCAACCTTTTTGGAGCAGTTGAATTCTACAAAAAGGTGTCCAAGGCAGGGATAAAGCCAATAATCGGCTGCGAGGTCTATGTTGCTCCTAACAGCAGGTTGGAAAAAGAGAAATCAGCCGACCAAGAGTCTTCTTTTCATCTTATTCTTCTTGCAAAAGACAATAACGGCTATAAAAATCTTGTGACTCTTGTAACAAAGGCATACCTCGAAGGATTTTATTACAAACCAAGAATAGACAAGGAACTGCTTAAACAGCACAGCGCTGGATTGATCGGTCTTACATCATGCCTCAAAGGCGAGGTTCCGTATTACATCCAGAAAAATATGCCTGAGAGAGCTAAAGAAATCGCAATAGAATATAAGAATATTTTGGGTCCTGAAAATTTTTACATAGAGATCCAAAACAATGATCTTTCTGAGCAGGAGAATGTGAATATAAAGCTTGTTGCGCTTGCCAAAGAACTTAATATCGGAGTGGTTGCAACAAATGACTGCCATTATCTTAAAAAAGAGGATTCAAGGGCTCATGACATACTAATATGCATCCAGACAGGTAAAACAGTCACTGAGATTAACAGATTAAAATTCAGTTCAGAAGGTTTTTATTTCAAATCCCCCGATGAAATGAAAAAATACTTTAAGGATATTCCAGAGGCGGTCACAAATACACGCCTGATCGCGGAAAAATGCAATGTTGATTTTAAGCTTGGAACAACACTTCTGCCGGAATATACGATCGAAACAGGTAAAACTCCTGATGCCTTTCTTGAAGAACTTGCCAGAAAAGGCTTAAAGAAAAAAATAGGGATTGATATACCAGATATATATGAGGAACGACTTAATCTGGAACTGGATGTTATAAAAAGAATGGGTTATTCGTCTTATTTTCTTATAGTCTGGGATTTTATAAGTCATGCCAGAGAAAAAGGCATTCCTGTAGGCCCGGGCAGAGGCTCTGCCGCAGGAAGTCTTGTTTCTTATGCGCTGGACATAACAGCCTTAGACCCTCTTAAATATGGTCTTCTTTTCGAGAGATTTTTGAATCCGGAAAGAATAAACATGCCTGATATTGATGTCGACTTCTGCAAGGACAGACGGCCGGAGGTCATATCATATGTTTCAGAAAGATATGGTAAAGAACATGTTGCGCAGATCATAACCTTTGGCACCATGGCTGCAAAGGCAGCAATCAGGGACGTTGGCAGAGCGCTGGACATGCCTTATGCTGAAGTTGATAAGATTGCCAAACTTGTTCCCAATACAATAAATATCACGATAGATGATGCTCTAAAAGCAGAACCGCAGCTGAAAATTCTCTATGACAATAATCCTCCTATAAAAGATCTTATTGATGTAGCAAAGAGGCTTGAAGGTCTTTGCAGACACGCCTCAACCCACGCTGCAGGCGTGGTAATATCGCCTGCTCCGCTCACAAATTACACTCCACTGTATAAAAACCCTACTGACGAAAGCATCACAACGCAGTTTGACATGAATGCAGTTGAGAACATTGGTCTGCTTAAATTCGATTTCCTTGGTCTGAAAACACTAACCGTAATAGATAAAACACTCAAGTACATTAAAGAAAGCGGCAAAGATTTATCTTTAAGCACTATTCCGCTTGAAGATAAGGAAACTTATAAACTTCTTTCTTCCGGCCAGACAACAGGAATATTCCAGCTTGAAAGTTCAGGGATGAAAGATATTCTTGTAAAAATGGAGCCTAACAGGTTTGAAGATCTGATAGCTTTAGTCGCTCTCTACAGACCCGGCCCTATTGGAAGCGGAATGATAGACGACTTTATTAAAGGGAAAAAAGGTCAGATAAAAGTTAAGTATGAGCTCCCTCAGTTAAAAGAAATGCTTGATGAAACATACGGAGTAATACTCTATCAGGAACAGGTTATGCGCATTGCCAATAAACTTGCTAATTTCAGTCTCGGGCAGGCGGATATTCTCAGAAAAGCAATGGGTAAGAAAAAACCTGAAGAGATGGAAAAACTTAAAGAAGCATTTATCAAAGGCGCTGTGTCAAATAATATTTCAGAGAAAAAGGCAACAAGACTTTTTGACCTTATGGCGCTTTTTGCAGAATACGGATTTAACAAATCACACTCCGCTGCATATGCATATGTTGCATATCAGACCGCTTATCTAAAAACTCATTTCCCTGTTGAGTTCATGGCAGCAACCCTGAGCGCTGACATGGATAATATAGACAAGATAGTTCATATGATAAACGAATGCAGGAACATGTCCATCGAAATCCTGCCGCCTGATATTAATGAAAGCGGAAGAGAGTTCAAAGTCATCGGCCATTCCATAAGATTCGGACTTGAGGCAGTAAAAGGCGTAGGCTCCGCTGCCATAGAGTCAATTCTGGAATCAAAAGAAAAGTTTGGTTCATTTACATCAATAGAAGATTTCTGCAAAAAAATAGATGCGCGAAAAGTTAATAAAAAAGTTATGGAAAACCTTATCAAGGCTGGAGCTTTTGATTCTATTGGAACAACAAGAGCTAAGACAATGTCAGTTGTGCAGGATGTATTGAACAACGGGAATTCAAAAGGATTTGGACAACAGACAATCTTTGGCAGTTCAGAAGAAGAGGGAACATTTAAAGAATGGGATGAACTGGAACTATTGAGCAACGAAAAAGATGCTCTTGGATTTTATATCACAGGCCACCCTTTGACTAAATACAGAAAGAGTTTATCTTCATTGAATATAAAAAAAGTTTCAGAGCTGATTGATCTTTCTGACAGGCAGGAAGTGCAGATAGCCGGCGTTATAACAAGCATAAAAAAATTTCAGAAAAGAGGCACAAAAGATACAATGGCATATTTAACCATTGAGGATGAAATGGGGCATATAGAGGGCATCGTATTTTCCGATCTATATAAAAACAATATCGGACTTCTGAAAAAAGACCTCCCGCTGATCTTCAAGGGGAGTATTGATAAAACAGAAAAAGGGATAAAGCTTATCCTCAAGGAAGTCTCAGAAATAGAAAAACTCTATGCAAGAAATGGCTTAAAATGTGAGATTAGTATAAAATATCCTGTTGCTGAAAGATTGAATCTTGAACAGATTAAAGGACTTCTTTCACAAAATCGAGGAACATGTCCTTTGTATCTGAAATTGGACAGCAATAATTCTCAGATCTTAGTAGCAACAGAATTCCAGATCGATCCCAGCAAGGTATTTATAAGTAAACTTGAAGGGATTCTCGGGAAAGGAGCTGTCAAAATAGTAAATGGTTTTTAA